From one Caldithrix abyssi DSM 13497 genomic stretch:
- a CDS encoding type II toxin-antitoxin system HicB family antitoxin: protein MKYRVIIEQDEDGVFVAEVPSLPGCISQGITRAEALKNIQEAIAVYIESLKAHNEPIPPSIDEEIVEVVV, encoded by the coding sequence ATGAAATATCGAGTTATTATTGAACAAGATGAAGATGGAGTGTTTGTGGCAGAGGTACCTTCTCTGCCAGGTTGTATTTCTCAAGGAATAACACGTGCAGAGGCTTTAAAAAATATTCAAGAGGCAATAGCAGTTTATATTGAAAGCCTGAAGGCACACAATGAACCTATTCCACCCTCCATAGATGAAGAAATTGTAGAGGTGGTCGTGTGA
- a CDS encoding type II toxin-antitoxin system HicA family toxin, with protein MSTLPRISGRDVVAALSKIGYERDRQKGSHIVLRQIAYPHRRVVVPDHHEIAKGTLRKIIKQVGLTVEEFKKLL; from the coding sequence GTGAGTACACTTCCTCGAATATCAGGACGTGATGTGGTGGCAGCGTTGTCAAAGATTGGTTATGAAAGAGACAGACAGAAAGGCAGTCATATAGTTTTGCGACAGATTGCGTATCCTCATAGACGAGTTGTTGTTCCAGATCATCACGAAATTGCGAAAGGTACCTTACGGAAGATCATAAAACAAGTTGGATTGACTGTTGAAGAATTTAAGAAACTTCTGTAA
- a CDS encoding LA_2272 family surface repeat-containing protein, which translates to MNRIATLLLFVAFSFSLSAQSIDLPTSRFGISIGNSKEFTGLRINWSDRQVEKINGINITLWRAADNERAIVKGISLGLIMPEAGALYGLQAGLVGVSAHKSMAGINLGALGVGSGGQIKGLNIGGLGIGSGKSVSGLSVAGLGLAAGESVNGLAVAGFGLGAAGSVSGLCVSGFGIGAGESLKGISISGFGTGAGKSVKGLHVAGFGLGAGESVSGVTLAGFGIGAGKTIKGFQAAVFGIGAGHSIEGVSVAGIGLGATERLRWLNVAGFGLGAKNIEGLSVAGIMVGAENVRGITIAGGMIKIKEAGQFKGLGLSAINWNKGTQVGITLGVLNYARHLKGVQIGLINYAENNPRWLRALPLVNFNFK; encoded by the coding sequence ATGAACAGAATCGCTACTTTACTGCTTTTTGTGGCTTTTTCTTTTTCCCTTTCGGCCCAATCGATCGATCTACCTACTTCACGGTTTGGCATCAGTATTGGTAATTCCAAAGAATTCACCGGATTACGCATCAACTGGAGCGATCGGCAGGTCGAAAAAATAAACGGCATTAATATTACATTGTGGCGCGCCGCAGATAATGAGCGGGCTATTGTTAAGGGTATTTCATTGGGGCTGATAATGCCAGAGGCCGGAGCGTTGTACGGCTTGCAGGCAGGCTTAGTCGGCGTTTCCGCACACAAAAGCATGGCAGGCATCAATCTGGGCGCTCTGGGCGTTGGCTCTGGCGGTCAGATAAAAGGGTTGAACATCGGCGGTCTTGGCATTGGTAGCGGAAAAAGCGTTTCCGGTCTATCGGTGGCCGGGCTGGGGTTGGCTGCTGGCGAAAGCGTAAACGGGCTGGCTGTGGCAGGTTTTGGGCTTGGCGCCGCCGGCTCAGTAAGCGGGCTGTGTGTGAGCGGATTTGGCATAGGCGCCGGTGAATCTTTAAAAGGCATTTCGATTTCTGGTTTTGGAACGGGAGCCGGAAAATCAGTTAAGGGGCTTCACGTTGCAGGATTTGGTTTGGGCGCCGGTGAAAGTGTAAGCGGCGTTACGCTGGCCGGTTTCGGTATCGGCGCCGGCAAAACCATTAAAGGATTTCAGGCGGCTGTGTTCGGTATTGGCGCGGGGCATTCCATTGAAGGCGTTAGCGTGGCCGGAATTGGTTTGGGCGCCACGGAGCGTTTGCGCTGGTTAAATGTTGCCGGCTTTGGCCTTGGCGCAAAAAATATCGAAGGCTTGAGCGTTGCCGGAATAATGGTCGGCGCTGAAAATGTCCGAGGGATTACAATTGCCGGCGGCATGATTAAAATTAAGGAAGCAGGGCAATTTAAAGGGCTGGGGCTTTCTGCAATTAACTGGAATAAAGGAACGCAAGTTGGCATTACCCTGGGCGTCCTGAACTATGCCCGCCATCTAAAAGGCGTTCAAATCGGGCTTATTAATTATGCCGAGAATAATCCCCGCTGGCTGCGCGCCCTGCCGCTTGTTAATTTTAACTTCAAATAG